Genomic window (Thiosulfatimonas sediminis):
CGCTGGCCCTTGCGGTTGGTACCTCGACTGTTTGTGCTAGCTCGGTTGCTCAGGCAGATGCTGGCATGAGTGCCACAATTGGTGCGGTCAGTAACTATGTTTTCCGTGGTGTTGAGCAGAGCGATGGCGCTTATCCAGCGTTGCAAGGCAGTCTTGATTATCAAAACAGCAATGGGGTTTACGCAGGTATTTGGGCGAGTAATGTCGATTCTAGCGAGCAAGAGTACGATCTTTACGTTGGTTGGGGCGGTAAGCTGCAAGCTTTTGATTTTGATGTGGCTTACACCAATTACAACTATGTTGATGGCATTGGCAGTAAAAATCGCCGTTTTAATGCGTTTCAAGAAGTGAATTTTGCGGTTGGTTATGATATTGCAACCTTTGATGTTGATTTTGGTTTAGATCGTACCGCGGCAGATAATCAGAACTATAACCATATGTCATTGACGGTCGATTTAGATCAATACCTAAGTGGTATCGCTTTGACTTACGGTTTGAGCAGATACGAAGATCAGTCCTTCTCGGATAGCGTGGGGTATTTTGATATCGGTTATGCGCGTACTTTGGCATACGGTTTGGATTTGACCGCAAATGCGGTGATTGGTCAGAATAATGCGGGTGCTAAAGATAAGAATTATTTGTTGATTGGCATCAGCAAAACCTTTGATTTAATGTAAGGTTTGGTCTCAATTTTTTTGACCTCTTAATTTAGGTTTTTAACCGGCGTTCCCGCCGGTTTTTTTTGCCTGATAAAAAACCAAAGCAGCGAATTATTTTGCGCTAAGAGGGGTGTCGGCTGGGAGTGTGTCCGAATTTTTTTCAAATGTCGGTTCCGTGCTTCTTGAAGGTACTTTATCGTTGCCTGAAGGGTTGGTGTACTGGTCATTGAGTTTTTGGATGGCGCTTTTTGATGCGCTGCTAATTTTATTTAGTAGTTTACGAGAGCCGTAATTCCAACCACGCGGTGCCGTGTGAAACATACCACGCCAAAAACGGGTGCTATGCGCTAAACCATTTGCGATTTTAACCAATCCTTGCTTGTGTAAACTTTTTTGTTGCCACTGCGCAAGTTTGTAGCGCACGCTGTGATGCACAGCAAATACCGATAAGAACAGTGCCACAGCAACCGAACTGCCAAGCAAGCTTGAGGTCTGCATGGCAGCCACAATTGGCCATTCACTGATTGGCTGCTCAAAGGCACCAAACGTGGAGAGACTAAAGCTAATGAGTGCCGCCAAGCTGCTAAAGACAAGAGCGTCGGTTAGCAGTACGCGTGAACGCCATTTTTGCAGTTCTTGCTGAATGCGTGGAATTTGCTGTTGTTCGATATCGTTGGCGATGTTTTCCAGCGCGCGTGCAATTCGATAGCTGCGTTCAACGCTGACTTTGTCCATACGATGAATAATTTTAGCCAAGTCGTTATCGCGTTTGCGCTGAAAGCGTTCGCTGATTGCTTGGCTGGAAAACGCATTGGCGGCGGCTTCGTTGTAGATGGCGTAAAAGTTTCCGCCAATCAGCCCCTCGGATGAGAGGGCGCGTTGCCATGAACCAATAATTTCTTCAAGATTGTCTTCTTTCGCCGCAGTGTCGATTTGGTTAAGGATATACAGTACTTTGTCAGAATCGTGGCGTTTGCGGGTTGAGGCGACCAAGTGTTGAAGGGTGTCACGCATTGCCCCTGGTTCAGGGTGGCGAGCGTCAAAAAACACTAACACTAAATCAGACAGGTCGATAATGTGATTGGTTAGGCGCAGGGTGGCATCTCGTTGCGAATCGGCATCAAACCCCGGTGAGTCAATTAATATTTTGCCGCGTAAATGCTCAGCTTTAGTGGTTTTGAGTTGTAGATAGCTGTCGATGCGACTGCCTTCACCGAGTTCCACCTTATCGATTTGTTGGCTCATGCCGTAAAACGGAAAGCGCGGATCAGAATCCAGTGCCAGCCCTGGGAGGGTGGTGACGTCATCTTCGTTGCCATGACAAATTACCGTGAATTTATCGTCCACTGCTTGATTGCCTGTGGCCTGCATGGTTTTGCCAATGTACTGATTAATGAAACTGGATTTTCCGGCAGAGAAAGTTCCCAAAACTGAGATCAGCGGCCACCAAGAAATCTGTTCGGCATAGGACTGATTTTTGTTGAGCAGGCCGGTACGTCGTCCAACTTTATCCAAATCTTTGTAGCTTTGGATAATGTTCAGTAATACCGGATTTTCGCGGCTAAGCAGCTGTTCAAGTTTTTGGTAACGCTCTTTGGGAGTCATTTATTGGCTTTCCTGTGCTGACGATTGTGGCTGGGCGCCGGGAACTTGTGGTGCGGGTGCATAGTAGTTTGGCGTGGGTCTTTGATTATTTTGCATAAAAGACCATGGCATCATCGAGTTAAACGTGCCCATCGGAACCGAGATGTTGCGATTGAGTTCACCTAAATTACCACTCATGCGGGTCGCGGCATGATTTAGGCTGTAAACCGATTGATTCATCTGTGTCATGCTTTGGTTTACTTGGTGCATATTATCGCTCATTGTGAGTATGTGTTGGTTTAGCTCTTGTATCGAGCTGGTGATCTGTGCGATGTTTTTGTCTAAGTTGGGAACCGCACGGATGTTTTGATTCATTTTATCCATATGAATGTTGATTGCACCCATCTGATGATCAATTTGATTCATTTTTTGGTCAAGTGTTTTGGTGATATCCACAACGGCACCGGTCATTGCGGTCATGTTTTGAGTAATTTGATTCATGTCTCGAGTGACGTTGTAAATCAGGTAGAAACCGTAAATAGCCAAAACGATGAATGCGACCATCATCGGATAAATGACTTTTTCCCAACGGCGAATGCCGTAAGTCATGGTCTGTGCCAATTTATCTAAATTTTTTGCTTGTTGGATCTGTAGATCAGCCAGTTGTTCGGAGTTGGTGTTCATAGCGAAGCCTTAAATATTATTTTTTAGTGTTGTTTTTTTATTGTTGTGGTGTGTTCGGGGTGTAAGGCACACCATAGTATTGTCCATTATTCTGCATTTCCGGCTTTTGGCTGGGGTAGGCAGGATAAGTTGGTTGCATCGCTCGTGGCGTAGCGGAATATTGTGGGTGTTGCTGAATAATCATGCGATAGGCTTGTGGCGCAAGCTTGCGTAACTGTGCGCTGAGCTGCTGCGCTTCTTGTGGGCGCTGTTCGTACAATAGAAAGTTGAATGCCTCAACCCATGCATATTCTGCCATTTCGTGA
Coding sequences:
- a CDS encoding TorF family putative porin; amino-acid sequence: MKFTLNSFALALAVGTSTVCASSVAQADAGMSATIGAVSNYVFRGVEQSDGAYPALQGSLDYQNSNGVYAGIWASNVDSSEQEYDLYVGWGGKLQAFDFDVAYTNYNYVDGIGSKNRRFNAFQEVNFAVGYDIATFDVDFGLDRTAADNQNYNHMSLTVDLDQYLSGIALTYGLSRYEDQSFSDSVGYFDIGYARTLAYGLDLTANAVIGQNNAGAKDKNYLLIGISKTFDLM
- a CDS encoding dynamin family protein, whose translation is MTPKERYQKLEQLLSRENPVLLNIIQSYKDLDKVGRRTGLLNKNQSYAEQISWWPLISVLGTFSAGKSSFINQYIGKTMQATGNQAVDDKFTVICHGNEDDVTTLPGLALDSDPRFPFYGMSQQIDKVELGEGSRIDSYLQLKTTKAEHLRGKILIDSPGFDADSQRDATLRLTNHIIDLSDLVLVFFDARHPEPGAMRDTLQHLVASTRKRHDSDKVLYILNQIDTAAKEDNLEEIIGSWQRALSSEGLIGGNFYAIYNEAAANAFSSQAISERFQRKRDNDLAKIIHRMDKVSVERSYRIARALENIANDIEQQQIPRIQQELQKWRSRVLLTDALVFSSLAALISFSLSTFGAFEQPISEWPIVAAMQTSSLLGSSVAVALFLSVFAVHHSVRYKLAQWQQKSLHKQGLVKIANGLAHSTRFWRGMFHTAPRGWNYGSRKLLNKISSASKSAIQKLNDQYTNPSGNDKVPSRSTEPTFEKNSDTLPADTPLSAK
- a CDS encoding DUF948 domain-containing protein produces the protein MNTNSEQLADLQIQQAKNLDKLAQTMTYGIRRWEKVIYPMMVAFIVLAIYGFYLIYNVTRDMNQITQNMTAMTGAVVDITKTLDQKMNQIDHQMGAINIHMDKMNQNIRAVPNLDKNIAQITSSIQELNQHILTMSDNMHQVNQSMTQMNQSVYSLNHAATRMSGNLGELNRNISVPMGTFNSMMPWSFMQNNQRPTPNYYAPAPQVPGAQPQSSAQESQ